TTTGAGCGGATTATCGCAGGAAGATTTTCGTTATGCAGTCTGGAAAGAACGTTACCATGAACTGGCTTTCGAGAATAAGATTTGGTTTGATATGGCACGTACCCGCAAGGTGTTGAACCTGGCAACCGGTAAGTTTGATGACTATGTCGGGCATAAGTTTACGTATGGTCCTGTATTGAGTTCACGGGAATTACTGTTCCCGATTCCGACGAACGAGATCAAGAACAATAAGAACCTGAAACAGAATGACGGTTATTAAAAGAACGATTATTTAAGTAGAATAAAAAAGGTATATTTGCCGGTTGACTTTTCGGAGGAACCGGCAAATATTTTAATAAGGAACAGTTATGAGAAAAAATGTATCAATTCTTTTGTGTTTTGCCTTTTTATGTTGCCTGGCAGTACAGGGAAAAACACAATCGGTAAATGGAACTTCGGATCTGCGCACTTTGCAGCAGCAATTTGTCGATCTGAAATTCGGAATGTTTATCCACTTTAATATTCCGACTTTTATGAGTGACGACTGGGCTGATCCCGATGCCAGTCCGGCTATCTTTAATCCGGTGAAACTGGATTGTAACCAGTGGGCGGAAGCAGCTAAAGCGGCCAAGATGCGTTATGGCTGTCTGACGACCAAACATCACAGCGGTTTTTGTATATGGGATACGAAAACGACCGGTTATAATGTTATGAACAGTCCGCTCAAGCGGGATGTAGTAAAAGAATATGTGGAGGCTTTCCGGAAGCAGGGACTTAAAACGATGCTTTATTATTCCATACTGGATACGCATCATAAATTGCGTCCCGGCTTTATTACGAAGGAGCATATCGATATGGTGAAGGCGCAGTTGACGGAGCTTCTGACCAACTATGGTGAAATAACTGCGATCATTATCGACGGTTGGGATGCTCCCTGGTCAAGAATTTCGTATGAAGATATACCTTTCCAGGAAATTTACCGACTGATCAAACGGCTTCAGCCTGACTGTTTGGTCATGGACCTGAATGCTGCCAAATATCCGAAAGATGCTTTGTTCTATACCGATATTAAATCATACGAACAGAATGCCGGACAGCATATTTCAAAAGAATCCAATCAGTTGCCGGCTCTGTCCTGTCTGCCCATCAATAAGAGTTGGTTCTGGAAAGAAGAGTTTCCAACTTCTCCGGTGAAGGATCCGACCGCGATTGTAAAGGATAATCTGGAGCCGTTCAACCAGGCTTATTGCAATTTCATACTGAATGTGGCTCCTAACCGGGACGGATTGATTGATCCGAATGCTGTAGAAGGTTTGAAGCAGATAGGAGCTATTTGGAAAGACAATGCGACAGTCCCTGGATTGCCGGTGTATGATGCTCCGATAACAGCAACGAATATAGCAAAGCATAAACCGACTAATTCCAGCTGGAGCGATGATATGTGGATCATGGATTTTGCCAATGATGATGATTTTACAACAAGTTGGCGATCCAATAAACAGGTGGCAAAGCCTTGGCTGGAAGTCGATTTGGACAAATGTCATTCATTCAATATGATAACGATCACAGACCTGCAGGGAAGTATAAAGAGTTATCGTTTGTTATATGAATCGGATGGTGTCTGGAAAGAAATTTGTTCGAGTGATAAGTCTGATAAAGTGAAAGTACATCGTTTCGACCGTCTCTGGGGTAATAAAGTAAAAATAGAGATTGACAGAACCAACGGACAAGCTTCCATTGCGGAGTTCGGGGTGTATGATGAACAACGTTGATAGTTTATATAATAATAAAACCGCCGCGAATCACTTCGGGGCGGTTTCGGGTTCCACATTTACCATCAATTATGTTTTATATAATTTATGTGGATATATCTTTATTATTGATTATCGAACCATTTTGTAATAATCTTTCTTAGCCCAGAAGAGGTTGGTGTAATAACCGGATGACTCTTCGTAGTTCTTGGCGATCGCTGCCTGGCAGTTGTCACTGTTGTAAGTCAGCTCATCACTTGGATAGGGTAAGCGATTTGGAGGAGTCGGGAAAGCGGTCACCTGGTTGTCTGTTGCGAATCCAACAACAGGATAACCGGTACGACGTGTCACATTCCAGGCTTCCAGCTTGTTCAAGAAACCGAAGTTTAACCATAACTGAGTGCAGACAGCTTCCTGTGTCGGTTTCCAGATACTTTCAGCGTATGCTGTGATTTCATCATCTGTCGGTCTAACCAATGGACGGAATCCTCTGTAGCTATCGTTGCCTGGCTTATAAAGCGAACTTGTTTCCTTCATATCCCAGTAATATTCAGTAGACAGTTTCACACCTTCTACGAAGTGAGTTTTCGCCTTGTTGACGTCAGCTGCTACACCATAACCCATCAAATAGGCTTCTGCCTTGCTGAGGCTAACCTCTGCTGCGCTCAACCATAAACCGAATATGTTTTCATTTCCCTGATACTCTTTCCAGCCGGCAGCTGCGATAGAGTCAATTTCACAGAAATAGTTGGCATCTGGCATGCCTTTCTGTACATATTCCTGATGCTTTTGATCTATCAAGTTAGATATTTCTGCATCGGTCATCATGACATCGTAAGCGATATATTCGCCCTCTGGGTTACAGTCGTACATTACTTCCAAACGTGGGTCAGTCTGGTCATTGGGTAGACCGTTTGCTGGTACATTCATAGCATCCAGAACTGCTTGTGAACAAGCTGCCATGCCACTTGAACGAAGTGCTTGCGACAGTGACTTACCAAAGTTGAAGTCATCTTTTTGGGTGTCGGGTGTCACTCCCATATTTTCCTTATTGTTGTCAATCAGCGGATACTTGCCCGGATTGTTCAGGATTTCAGCAATGGCGGCATGAGCTTCCGCTACGCAATCACCGGAGGTTGACAAATGAAGGGCAATACGCAGACGGAGCGAGTTTACGTATTTCTGCCACATAGTAGCATCACCAGCTGCGATTGTATAATCTTGGCGGCTTAATGCATTTAATCCTTTCTGATCCACATTGCCGTGGTCGAAATAGTCGCCTACCTCTTTCAAGTTGGTAAGAATCTGCTTGTATAGTTCTACATCGTCGTCGTAAACGCACTTCTTTTTAGCCTCATTGTAGTCACCGTCTCTCCAAAGAGTTCCGGCACCGGTGTAGGGAACATCACCGAATACCGACAACATTTCATGCAACTGTGATTCAACCAACGTACGACCCAAATAATAGAATACCAAGTTCGATGGTTTTTCAACCTCGGGAAGATTTTCATAGGTATATTCCAGCAAACGCAGCTGGGTTACCATGTCATAGAAGTTTTTCCAACGATCGTCGTAGCGACCTTCTCCAGAACCCATATAGCGGCCGCGTGCATTGTTGGTACCGATAATACCGGAGAAAAGACCGGATGTGGTAGATTGTATCCAATGACGATAGTAAATCGGGTTCATCCATGTATTACCTTTGAACATTAGACCGGTAAATACCTGAGGAACGCCTACTGTTTCTGTCTTGGAGGGATCAGCATACTTGTCATCATACGCTGAATCGGCACATGATGAAGCGAGCGATATCAGTGCGATTCCTCCTATTAACAATGAAAATATCTTTTTCATAAATTCTTCTTTTTAATCTGATTTAGTAAATAGTAAGTTAGAAGCTTGCGCGTACTGAGAAACCGAATGTACGTGCACTGGCAGTAGAACCGCCGATTTGTGCCTGGTAGATCCAGTTTGTTCCGTCTGTCGCTTCAGCGTCGAACAGTTTCATTGTGCGATATACATAGAACGGGTTACGTACGAAACCGGAAACCATCAGGTTGTTGCAGGCAAACTTTCTAGTCAATTCTGCCGGTAAAGTGTAACCTAGACTGATTTCGCGACATTTGATGTAGCTGTTTTTCTGGATAGCATCCTGATAACTCATGCTGGGACCTGTTCCCCAACCATACATATTGTTGTTTGCTTCCATTTGAGTCACAACGATATCGTTCGGTGTTCCGTCTTCTTTCACGCCCGGAAGTATTAAACCATTGTCCCAAACATAGTGGCCGTTAACCATTGTTTCACCTCGATTGTAGTTGCCTACTTCACTTGGATTGAGTACATGGATAGATCCTTTGTTTTCCATCTTTTCTGTATCGCTGTAGTAGAAAAGACCTCCGGTTGAATGGTCACGAACACCTACTGCATCGGTTATATTTCCAACTGCCATCATATACTGCCAGGGAGTGTTCAATACATCACCACCGAAGCGAAAGTCGAATGCCATGTCTAATGTGAAGTTCTTGTAGCTTAAACTTGTACCGAAACCTCCGGTTACTTTCGGCATAGCGTTACCAACTTTGTGACGTTCAGATGTGTCAGTCATATACAAACCGTTGCTACCTACAATATAGTTACCGTTTTCGTCGGTTTTATAGGTATAAGTATACCAGTCACCCATAGATTCGCCAACGTGTGATTCAAGAATAGCGGCTCCACCGTCGATGTTTGTATGGGTTAATACATCCAGACCTTCGGCCAGTTTTTTTACGGTGTTTTTGTTCCATGCTACATTTGCACGCAAATCCCACTTCCAATCCTTGTTTTCAAAGGGAGTGCCGTATACGCTTAATTCAACACCTTTGTTGCTTAACTCACCGACATTCATCAACATACTTTGTGCACCCATTGATGCAGCACTGGTTGTTGCAAGAATCTGATCCTTGATAGTATTGCTATAGAAGTTGAACTCCATCCCCAAGCGGTTACCGAAGAATTTGTTTTCCAAACCGATTTCAAATTCATACTTGGTTTCCGGTTTGATATCTTCGTTACCAATACTTGTTGGTACGGTATTATAAATATAGTTGGATGATCTCATCAAAGATTCTTGACTGAAAGCCAGGTTAGCAAGATAGAGTTCGGGGGCGTTACCTACAATACCGTAAGAGGCACGTACCTTTCCATAGTTCCACCAAGTCGGCATTTGATCTTTCAGCAACTCTGTATAGAGCACACTGACGCTGGCAGAAGGATACCAGAAAGAGTTGTTGCCCTTTTTCAAGGTAGATGTCTTTTCCTGACGGATAGAACCTTCCACAAAACCCCATCCGTTATAACCGTAGCTGGCTGTCAGGAAAGCACCTGTTTTAAGTAACTCCTGTTTGGTCATGCTTGCATTCTTTGTACCAACGGAGGCGTTCAGGTTAAACCAGTTTTCCGGTGTCAAGCCTTGATTGGTGCTTACATCTGACAGATAGTAGGATTCTTGGCGTGCTGTCCAACCCAGGTTAGCTGTTATGTTATGGAGTTCGTTGAATGTTTTGTCATACATTAACATAACGTCGCTATAAACAATTTGGTATTGACTGTTTTTCAATCCGTATTTGTCACTAAATTGACCGTTGGTAGAGAAAATATGTGAGTTATCTGAATACTCTTTGTTTTCAATCTTGTCGACTGTCAGATCGGCAGCTACACGTCCACTCAATGTCAATCCGGGGATAATCTCCCAGGTTGGGTTGATAGAACCAATGAAACGTTGATGATCTTCTAACTGTTCCTTACCCATGATGTTCCAGAAGTATTCGTCAATCAGCGCTGTAGAACCCATCGGTGAGTAAAGGAACTGTTCGTCCGGTGTTAAGGTATCGCTTGTTCCGCCGTTGTTGGCAGAATAACTGTTCTTATACCCGAAACTAGTTACTGTATGGTCACGCATGTAAGCGACATCGGTGAAACCACCGAACATACCGCTAAAATTGTTAGTCAAACGGCTGATGCGATATGGGCGGTTCTTGATATATTGGTTCTGATAAGTAGCCGTATAGTTC
This is a stretch of genomic DNA from Parabacteroides chongii. It encodes these proteins:
- a CDS encoding alpha-L-fucosidase, yielding MRKNVSILLCFAFLCCLAVQGKTQSVNGTSDLRTLQQQFVDLKFGMFIHFNIPTFMSDDWADPDASPAIFNPVKLDCNQWAEAAKAAKMRYGCLTTKHHSGFCIWDTKTTGYNVMNSPLKRDVVKEYVEAFRKQGLKTMLYYSILDTHHKLRPGFITKEHIDMVKAQLTELLTNYGEITAIIIDGWDAPWSRISYEDIPFQEIYRLIKRLQPDCLVMDLNAAKYPKDALFYTDIKSYEQNAGQHISKESNQLPALSCLPINKSWFWKEEFPTSPVKDPTAIVKDNLEPFNQAYCNFILNVAPNRDGLIDPNAVEGLKQIGAIWKDNATVPGLPVYDAPITATNIAKHKPTNSSWSDDMWIMDFANDDDFTTSWRSNKQVAKPWLEVDLDKCHSFNMITITDLQGSIKSYRLLYESDGVWKEICSSDKSDKVKVHRFDRLWGNKVKIEIDRTNGQASIAEFGVYDEQR
- a CDS encoding SusD/RagB family nutrient-binding outer membrane lipoprotein, giving the protein MKKIFSLLIGGIALISLASSCADSAYDDKYADPSKTETVGVPQVFTGLMFKGNTWMNPIYYRHWIQSTTSGLFSGIIGTNNARGRYMGSGEGRYDDRWKNFYDMVTQLRLLEYTYENLPEVEKPSNLVFYYLGRTLVESQLHEMLSVFGDVPYTGAGTLWRDGDYNEAKKKCVYDDDVELYKQILTNLKEVGDYFDHGNVDQKGLNALSRQDYTIAAGDATMWQKYVNSLRLRIALHLSTSGDCVAEAHAAIAEILNNPGKYPLIDNNKENMGVTPDTQKDDFNFGKSLSQALRSSGMAACSQAVLDAMNVPANGLPNDQTDPRLEVMYDCNPEGEYIAYDVMMTDAEISNLIDQKHQEYVQKGMPDANYFCEIDSIAAAGWKEYQGNENIFGLWLSAAEVSLSKAEAYLMGYGVAADVNKAKTHFVEGVKLSTEYYWDMKETSSLYKPGNDSYRGFRPLVRPTDDEITAYAESIWKPTQEAVCTQLWLNFGFLNKLEAWNVTRRTGYPVVGFATDNQVTAFPTPPNRLPYPSDELTYNSDNCQAAIAKNYEESSGYYTNLFWAKKDYYKMVR
- a CDS encoding SusC/RagA family TonB-linked outer membrane protein; this encodes MLKHFKQVSLLLAAGAMVLPVSAYADLAPEKLETAISQQNGKVTGVVEDDFGPVAGASVVIKGTTNGNITDMDGNFSLEGVKNGDVIQISFIGYATQEITYTGQASLNIKLAEDSQKLDEVVVTALGIKKDAKKLGYAVSNVSSEELTRTGGSNLASGLYGKATGVRIQAAPGGGTSAVSISVRGLSSITGNTQPLIIMDGVPLHNGNTNNDGYWGNQRINSNGMVDINPEDIENISILKGAAASALYGSEAANGVVMITTKKAKAGTGTRVDFSANVSFDKVAYMPEIQKEYGPGYDNSELGNSSQEALTGFRQLRVDRNGNPITTTNRETYYSWGAKYDPSKMVTYFDGTQRAYEPIDHNQWADIFRTGINQTYNLSLTNSNERNNVRFSYTYTDAKAMQLNSNNHKHNFNLNGTFDVTNTIKLNYTATYQNQYIKNRPYRISRLTNNFSGMFGGFTDVAYMRDHTVTSFGYKNSYSANNGGTSDTLTPDEQFLYSPMGSTALIDEYFWNIMGKEQLEDHQRFIGSINPTWEIIPGLTLSGRVAADLTVDKIENKEYSDNSHIFSTNGQFSDKYGLKNSQYQIVYSDVMLMYDKTFNELHNITANLGWTARQESYYLSDVSTNQGLTPENWFNLNASVGTKNASMTKQELLKTGAFLTASYGYNGWGFVEGSIRQEKTSTLKKGNNSFWYPSASVSVLYTELLKDQMPTWWNYGKVRASYGIVGNAPELYLANLAFSQESLMRSSNYIYNTVPTSIGNEDIKPETKYEFEIGLENKFFGNRLGMEFNFYSNTIKDQILATTSAASMGAQSMLMNVGELSNKGVELSVYGTPFENKDWKWDLRANVAWNKNTVKKLAEGLDVLTHTNIDGGAAILESHVGESMGDWYTYTYKTDENGNYIVGSNGLYMTDTSERHKVGNAMPKVTGGFGTSLSYKNFTLDMAFDFRFGGDVLNTPWQYMMAVGNITDAVGVRDHSTGGLFYYSDTEKMENKGSIHVLNPSEVGNYNRGETMVNGHYVWDNGLILPGVKEDGTPNDIVVTQMEANNNMYGWGTGPSMSYQDAIQKNSYIKCREISLGYTLPAELTRKFACNNLMVSGFVRNPFYVYRTMKLFDAEATDGTNWIYQAQIGGSTASARTFGFSVRASF